One Eptesicus fuscus isolate TK198812 chromosome 11, DD_ASM_mEF_20220401, whole genome shotgun sequence genomic region harbors:
- the ZSWIM2 gene encoding LOW QUALITY PROTEIN: E3 ubiquitin-protein ligase ZSWIM2 (The sequence of the model RefSeq protein was modified relative to this genomic sequence to represent the inferred CDS: inserted 2 bases in 1 codon), translating into MQRGGPAKAAPRRRHLSRRLSRAQDRALGGSIYLVRESGPTGFLLREEEPAFRDFRVFLGNPHTCNCPAFQKGAELCKHICWILLKKFKLPRNHEYALQLGLVEGEIDDLLRGVDRLPSPPKPANGPHAHTEGDGCAKQKEVGPEDICSICQEVLLEKKLPVTFCRFGCGNNVHIKCMKILANYQNAAAGTSMLKCPLCREDFAPLNLILEEFKNASKLVTVAERERLGRQLGIPCNSCQQCPIEGTCYKCAQCEEYHLCQACFDSGCHRAHAFTFREKRNQRWKPLEKRPGETEKYRDVKNDVEQTPHLPEKPGQAHTPKHAVRALPLLMVTKNSKLLAPGLQCRLCLQPFCPGQYARLLPCAHKFHRKCIDSWLVHKCNACPVDGQVIYNPLLWKDTAVNGRGHHSVPNSEVARLSKQEEPGLFIPGTGLALKQNRAGVVPSIHQRNSEKSKTPPRCTDTHQEMTLGDLYSLNVDDANSRKLIYEYKIRQHFPRYFHDLPTGSSGKIPSQTFLPSITRKKNVCPPGTGRPRVNETGQSQKLTKGSKRIHHNLKKILGTHVREENRRPNTXPEDSDLIASWGTTKSLSTRCANCLGKLRRKCHHRSRRPMSHPLHKTELSCR; encoded by the exons ATGCAGCGCGGAGGCCCCGCCAAGGCCGCTCCGCGGCGCAGACACCTGAGCCGCCGGCTGAGCCGCGCGCAGGACCGGGCGCTGGGCGGCAGCATCTACCTGGTGCGGGAGAGCGGCCCCACCGGCTTCCTGCTGCGCGAGGAGGAGCCCGCCTTCCGCGACTTCCGA GTTTTCCTGGGAAACCCGCACACCTGTAACTGCCCCGCGTTTCAGAAGGGGGCGGAGCTCTGCAAGCACATATGCTG GATCTTGTTGAAAAAATTCAAGCTTCCAAGGAATCATGAAT ATGCTCTGCAGTTAGGCCTGGTGGAAGGAGAGATCGATGACCTGCTCCGGGGGGTGGATCGCTTGCCCTCTCCCCCAAAACCAGCCAACGGCCCCCATGCACACACGGAAGGCGACGGGTGTGCGAAGCAGAAGGAGGTCGGCCCCGAGGACATCTGCTCCATCTGCCAGGAGGTGCTGCTGGAGAAGAAGCTTCCCGTCACCTTCTGCAG GTTTGGTTGTGGCAATAACGTGCACATAAAATGCATGAAGATCTTGGCCAATTACCAGAATGCCGCGGCAGGCACGTCTATGTTGAAATGTCCGCTGTGCAGGGAGGACTTTGCACCGTTAAACCTGATCTTGGAGGAATTCAAAAACGCGAGCAAACTCGTGACCGTGGCGGAGAGGGAGcgcctgggcaggcagctggggatcCCCTGCAACAGCTGCCAGCAGTGCCCCATCGAGGGCACGTGTTACAA GTGCGCCCAGTGCGAGGAGTACCACCTGTGCCAGGCCTGCTTCGACAGCGGCTGCCACCGCGCCCACGCGTTCACTTTCCGGGAG AAGAGAAATCAAAGATGGAAACCACTAGAAAAAAGACCAGGTGAAACTGAGAAATACAGAGATGTTAAAAACGACGTAGAACAGACACCACATCTTCCAGAAAAGCCAGG CCAGGCGCACACGCCGAAGCACGCGGTGCGGGCGCTGCCCCTGCTGATGGTCACGAAGAACAGCAAGCTGCTGGCCCCCGGCCTCCAGTGCcgcctctgcctgcagcccttcTGCCCCGGCCAGTACGCCAGGCTGCTCCCCTGCGCCCACAAG ttccacaGGAAATGTATTGACAGCTGGTTAGTCCACAAGTGCAACGCATGCCCCGTTGATGGACAAGTCATATACAACCCTTTGCTCTGGAAAGACACAGCCGTGAATGGACGCGGCCATCACTCCGTTCCAAACTCAGAGGTCGCCCGTCTGTCGAAGCAGGAAGAACCAGGGCTCTTCATTCCTGGTACTGGGTTGGcgttaaaacaaaacagagctgGGGTTGTGCCTAGCATCCACCAACGTAATTCTGAAAAGTCGAAGACGCCTCCGCGATGCACAGACACCCACCAGGAAATGACATTAGGTGACCTGTACTCTCTCAACGTAGACGATGCAAATTCAAGGAAATTAATCTACGAGTATAAAATCAGGCAACATTTCCCCCGGTATTTTCACGACTTACCCACGGGATCCTCTGGGAAAATACCATCTCAAACATTTCTTCCTTCTATCACTCGCAAGAAAAACGTATGTCCCCCTGGAACGGGACGTCCCCGGGTCAATGAAACCGGTCAAAGCCAGAAGCTGACCAAAGGCTCTAAACGTATCCACCACAATCTGAAGAAGATTCTCGGTACCCACGTCAGAGAGGAAAACAGGAGACCAAATAC CCCAGAAGATTCCGATCTTATTGCCAGTTGGGGTACAACTAAGAGTTTGTCTACAAGGTGTGCTAATTGTTTGGGGAAACTTAGAAGAAAATGCCATCATCGATCAAGAAGGCCTATGTCTCACCCTTTACATAAAACAGAGCTGAGCTGTCGTTAA